From bacterium:
ATAGATGAAACGCAAGCCCGTTGCTTTGGTAAATTCGCTCAGAGCGCTGTCAAGCGGAATATGGTTGAAAACAACCCCTACTTTGGAGGCCAGGATTTTATTCACATCGCGGGAAAAGAGTTGAGCAAAGGTTGGCGACACTATTCCGATCAAAAGAAGAATAACCAGGCGATTTCTTTTCATGCTTGCCGCCTCGACTCTAATGGACCATAAAGTGGCCTGCCATCGACCACTGGCTTTGCCGGATAATCCCCGATGGATGTTGGTAGCGAGGCCGCACAAGGGGCTTTGAATCCCCTTGTTGCCGGACCACGGAAAATCCCAGCGCTCCGGATTCTACCCGCAATGCGCAGACCTGCCACGTATAGCCAACACCGCTGGCCCATGCATCGAATCCCCGCACCAGTCCATCGGCGAATTCACTTTTACCCGGAAACGGAGGCGAAATTCGGTTTTCGCGGCAAACCGAAATGGCGGTGTCGCCGCGGTCTGAAAAGAGATAAAGCAGATAGGCGTCGGCGCCCGCTACCTGCTGCCAGGCGAGCGTGGCAGCAACCGTCGTTCCGGCATCATTTTGCGGAGAGACTAAAGCCGGACTGATGTTTTCAAAACCGCTCAACTGCCCTGCAGGCAGTGTAAAAAAGCGCGATTCAGACCAGGGAGTACAGATCTCGTTGCTGTACACCAGACTGGATTTATCCGAAGACACTTCGGCGACAAAAGCGCCCACATGGAACTCGCTCCAAAAGGCCTTGACATACCATTCGACAAGACAATCACGATATGGGAGATCCTGCATCGGGACCTCCAGGTGGTTTTCGCGAGTCCAGTAGCACTGGTTGGCCGGATTAAACCACAAGTATTTTGGTTTCAACACCACCAGATATTGTTTCGAGCCGGCCACCGGTTCCCAGGAAAACTCTATATGAGACAGCGCAGGGTTTATCACCATGTCGTTATCAGGCTGAACCAGTTGAGGCGGAAAAAGTCCTTGTGGAAATAAGCTGCGGCTCAAACTGTCGTGGGCGATCTGGTCCAGGCTATAGGCGTCGTTAAAGTGTTCGTACCAAAAAGAAAACTCCCGTGGATAATAATAATCGGGCTGTAAAATAAAGTCGTACACTCTAGAGACCGCTTTCACGGTATGAGCCGCGGCAAAGATCCCCACGCCGTTCACCACATTGGTTATGTCCGGCACAAAGACCTGCTGGCCGATAATGCCATCACCTTCGCCGGAAGGCAGGTACTGGAAGGCAAAGTAATCATACCCCGGCTGATCTAGAGCCGATACAGCGACTCGCAGCCGAAGCGTGTGATGGAAGCGGTAGTTAAAATCACGCGGATAGCCGAGAAGCGCCAAGATTTTTTCGAGCGGGATTTCCAGGCTGTTCTTGCGGCTCAAAACGCCGCGCTGCGGATTTTGTGCAGCGCCTAAATCCAGAGGCATTTCCTTGTAGGGAATCGAAACAAAACGCGAGCTATCTCCGGCATCCTGCCACCAGCGACCAGGCTCCTGCCTGGTAGAATCGAGTTGATACTCTTTGGGAATGTCGTATTCCAATAGCACCAGGTCCACGAGGTAGCCGGCGGCTCCGGCACTCGGCGACCAGCTCACTCGAAAAGCCGTAGGTTTAAGCGTCGCATCTGAGCTGTGCCAATTCTGCAGAACGATAGGCTCTTGGGCGAGGTCGGGATCGATGCTGATCTCCGTGATCTGAAAAGGCCCTGGCACGTGAGTGCTGGCGTGAACCGCTTCATACTCCGGGTGGGACAAGGCAAGATCGTAGCTAACGCCGGGCTGGATGCGGCAGTTTGGCACGACAAAGTTGAACGAAGAGCTGCCGCCAAGGAATTGGGAGGCCAAATGCAGCTGTTCATCTTCTATCGTCGGCTGAATTGGACCGAGCGCCACCAGTTCGTATTCTCCCTCTGGCCCGCTGAGATGCCCATGGGCTTCGGTCAGCATGAGATTGCCGGAGTATCGGGAGTTGGCTTCTTTAAAGGTGAGCGTTCGTTGTACCAGCACGGTCGGGCTTGGCACCGTCGGATCGAGCAAACAGAAAAGAGCGATCTTGCGCTCATCCACCATAGCTGGGCCGGTGGGATTTTTACTACAGGAGACCTGGATGAACAAAGCCAGGCCTATGATCGCAAAAAGGATAGGCCGCGCCATGTTGATCTCCTCTATTTTATCAGCAGACATCGTTTGGTTTGCGCAACCACATTATTTAAGCGCAACTGAAAAAAATAAACTCCTGAAGGAACTGATCGTCCATTGCTGTCCGTGCCATCCCAGGTCAATTCATGCACCCCAGCCGCGAGTATGCTTCGATCGACAAGGCGTTTGATCTCCCTGCCGTTGAGGCCCAATGTACTTACATAGACCTCTGACGATGCCGGCAGCTCGAAACGGATACGAGTTTCAACGTTGAATGGATTGGGATAGTTTGCCAGATTGACATCCTTTTGTATCTGATTATTGTCTTGTGCATATTGTAAAGAAGGGACGGTTTGGTCATAAAAGAATATAATCTTGCGGCTGGGCACCCAACCGAGCGAGTCCTGCCATATGGAATAAAGGACTTTAGCGCAGCGTCCTTCGGCATCGTACTGGTATTCATTTTTATCGCTGAACTGCCAAGCGCCTTCATGCGGGTAGCTGATAATCCTGTAATTCTCTTTTATATCAGACCGGAGTCTTCCAGATGAGGAGTCATAGTAGAAGGTAAACCGGAGTTTATCAATCCAGCCATCATATCCTTGGTAAGAAAACGCGCCCTCCCGCTGTCGTTTCCTGACCGTATAGCGGGCTATAGGAAAGTGCGACATGGGATTCCCGGGCTTTTCTTGCGGGTCGGTGAAATACTGCAATGGATAACCGTTGCCGTTGAAATGAAAATGAAAATGAGACCGGGCATTATCGGGGCAAATGTAATCCCCAGGAGAATCAAGGTTATACTTTCTTGCCACACCGGGAGGATTCTGGGAGGTGATATAAAGCCAACTGTATTCGGAATCCTCATATGAAAATGGATAAGTCTCTATGCAGGTCACTAACATCGTTCTTCCGATGGTTTTATAACAGTAGTCGCCGGTCACCAGGAAATTGACTGATGTGGAGGCGAGGATATGGCCGTCATCGTCGCAACGGTAGCTGATGGTATTCCAATATTTACGTGCTATAGTCTGAAAACCGCCGACTCCGGGCCCGGAAACTCTGCTCCCGGTCGGATCACAGCTCATTTCTATCAGTGCGCCTTTAAAATTATATTGATAGTACTCTTTGTAATAGGTATCGCTGCCCTCCGCCAGATAGGTAAGCAATCGTCCTGCATAGTCGTAGCTATAAGTAATTACGTAAAAGGGCTTCCACTCCTCCAGCAGCCACCGGGAGTTGGTCACCTTTATGCGCCGCCCGTTTACATAATCGTGCTGAGAGCGAAAAGCGTTAACCCACTGGCCTGCGATAAGGACTTGTTCCAAACTTTCGCGAAAAACCTGGGCGTTGGAACTGGTCCATAAACACAAAAAGAGAACCATGGTTCGAAATGGCCGCTCGACGGATAAAAGACGACTTCTGTTCCGCCGGGTGTTCAATATGTGCATTGGGGGAACCATCGTAACTGACTGTTCCTTTCTTTCGAAAATGGATTTATGCTAAGCTTCGCCGGCAGGCTGTTCAGGGTGAAGCGGTTAAAGAGCGATTCGATAACCTGGAGGCTAAGAGAAAAGTCTATTTTTCATTTCAGATCAAATGCTCATTGGAATTAAATCGGGCAAGTATCATTTATTGATGAACCCCTGATTACTGCAAAATAATCTCTACATAACTCTGATCATCACAGGAAAAGCTGGTTAAATCCCAGCCTCCCCACGTGTCTTCATAATGGTTGCTTAATGATGCCAGAGCTGCACAGACCTGGGCGCCTTCAATTCGAAAGATTCGCGTGCCCTCACTATAATAGGGCACTTGTCCGGGGATGGCTAAATTTTGTTTGCTGATGATATCCAGATTTTCCCTATCACCGCTACGGGTGGTCTCATGAAACTCAAAATAGGTCAGCTTGATGGGCGAACTGTTGGCATCCAGCCGGACAACAAGGCGGCCTTCAAACGTTGGATTGGTTGTGGTGATGTTCCAACCGGCCTGAAAGACGTTATCTGCGTAAATTCCGGCATGCCAATAGTCATTCACGTATGAAACGCCGGCATCCCAAGTCGAGCCATCACTATATGTTCTCACCCCCCCCATCCTTGCCTTGAACCGGGCGGTTGTGAACGCGGCTGGCTGAAAAAGGCGAACGTCGAGAGTGATCCCGTCGGT
This genomic window contains:
- a CDS encoding DUF4249 family protein — its product is MARPILFAIIGLALFIQVSCSKNPTGPAMVDERKIALFCLLDPTVPSPTVLVQRTLTFKEANSRYSGNLMLTEAHGHLSGPEGEYELVALGPIQPTIEDEQLHLASQFLGGSSSFNFVVPNCRIQPGVSYDLALSHPEYEAVHASTHVPGPFQITEISIDPDLAQEPIVLQNWHSSDATLKPTAFRVSWSPSAGAAGYLVDLVLLEYDIPKEYQLDSTRQEPGRWWQDAGDSSRFVSIPYKEMPLDLGAAQNPQRGVLSRKNSLEIPLEKILALLGYPRDFNYRFHHTLRLRVAVSALDQPGYDYFAFQYLPSGEGDGIIGQQVFVPDITNVVNGVGIFAAAHTVKAVSRVYDFILQPDYYYPREFSFWYEHFNDAYSLDQIAHDSLSRSLFPQGLFPPQLVQPDNDMVINPALSHIEFSWEPVAGSKQYLVVLKPKYLWFNPANQCYWTRENHLEVPMQDLPYRDCLVEWYVKAFWSEFHVGAFVAEVSSDKSSLVYSNEICTPWSESRFFTLPAGQLSGFENISPALVSPQNDAGTTVAATLAWQQVAGADAYLLYLFSDRGDTAISVCRENRISPPFPGKSEFADGLVRGFDAWASGVGYTWQVCALRVESGALGFSVVRQQGDSKPLVRPRYQHPSGIIRQSQWSMAGHFMVH